The nucleotide sequence GGATGGCGAACGGGGAGGAGATATTGCTGCGGCCGATTCGCCCGGAGGACGAGCCTCGGATGGAGGAGTTCCACCGGACGCTGTCGGAGCAGACGGTGTTCCTGCGGTACGCGGGGCTGATGCGGCTGAGCACGCGGGTGGCGCACGAGCGGCTGGCGCGCATCTGCTTCAACGACTACGCGCGGGAGCTGGCGCTGGTGGCGGAGCGCAAGGACGGCGTGCTGCTCGGAGTGGGGCGGCTGACGCGGCTGCGGGGGACGGGGGACGCGGAGTTCGCCATCCTCATCAGCGACCAGGTGCAGCGGCAGGGGCTGGGCACGGAGCTGCTGCGGCGACTGGTGGACATTGGCCAGGGGTGGGGGATGCGGCGCATCGTCGCGGACATCCTCTCCGGGAACCGGGCCATGCAGACCATCAGCCGGAAGCTGGGGTTCTCCATCCTCCAGCACGAGGAGCTGGCCCCGGACATGGTCAAGGCGGTGAAGGTGCTCGGCCCGTAGGGGGAGGGGCTCCTGCCGGGCGGGAAAGCGTTCTCCTTCACGCACCGTGCGCCGGCAGGTGATTTTTCCCGGTCATGGCCCCGCCCGCCGCCTAGAGTCCAGCGTGTGATGGCCACCTCCGAGAACCAAGCGCCGCTCGCCGCCCTGCTCCCCAAGCCGGGAGAGCCACCCCTGGACGCGGACGAAATCCTCAACCGCTTCGTCGGCTATGTCGCCACGAACGGGCTGAGCCTCTATCCCGCGCAGGAAGAGGCCATCCTCGAGCTGCTGGGGGGCAAGCACCTGTTCCTGAAAACGCCCACCGGCTCCGGCAAGTCGCTGGTGGCCACCGCGCTCCACTTCAAGGCCATGGCCGAGGGCAAGGTCTCCTTCTACACCTGCCCCATCAAGGCCCTGGTGAACGAGAAGTTCTTCGCCCTGTGCGACGCCTTCGGCGCCGAGAACGTGGGCATGCTCACCGGCGACGCGAGCATCAACCGCAACGCCAAGATTCTCTGCTGCACGGCGGAAATCCTCGCCAACCTGGCCCTGCGCGACGCGACGGCCCGCGTGGACTACGTCGTCATGGACGAGTTCCACTACTACTCCGACAAGGAGCGCGGCGTGGCGTGGCAGCTGCCGCTCATCGCGCTGAAGGACACGACGTTCCTCCTGATGTCCGCCACGCTGGGGCCCACCCACGTCATCGAGGAGAGCCTCCACAAGCTCACCGGCCGTGAGGTGGCCACCGTGCGCAGCGACCAGCGCCCGGTGCCGCTGGACTTCGACTACCGCGAGTCCGCCCTGCACGAGACGATCGAGGACCTCATCGCGCGTGGGAAGTACCCCATCTACCTGGTGAACTTCACCCAGCGCGCCGCCGCCGAGCAGGCGCAGAACCTCATGAGCGTGGACTTCTCCACCAAGGAGGAGAAGGAGGCCATCCGCCAGGAGCTGATGGACGCGCCCTTCGACACGCCCTACGGCAAGGAGTTCCAGCGCTTCCTGCGCCACGGCATCGGCATGCACCACGCGGGCCTCTTGCCCAAGTACCGGCTGCTGGTGGAGAAGCTGGCGCAGCGCGGGCACCTCAAGGTCATCAGCGGCACGGACACCCTGGGCGTGGGCGTCAACATCCCCATCCGCACGGTGCTCTTCACCCAGCTGTTCAAGTTCAACGGCGAGAAGCTGACTACGCTCAGCGTGCGCGACTTCAAGCAGATTGCCGGCCGCGCGGGCCGCAAGGGCTTCGACACGCAGGGCAGCGTGGTGGCCCAGGCGCCCGAGTACGTCGTGGAGAACATCCGCCAGGCCGCCAAGGAGGCCGCCGGCAAGAAGAAGACGCCCAAGGCCAAGCCCCCCCAGAAGAACTTCGTCCAGTACGACAAGAGCACCTTCGAGCGGCTCCAGAACGGCATGCCCGAGCCGCTGGAGTCGCGCTTCGCGGTGTCGCACGGGATGATCCTCAACCTCCTGCAGAGCGACCACGAGGCGGCAGGGCGGGGCGGCTACCGGCGGCTGGTGCAGCTCATCCAGCGCTGCCATGACTCGGACTACCTCAAGAAGCGGCACCTCAAGGAGGCGGCGCGCGACTTCCGCACGCTGGTGGGCGCGGGCATCGTCGAGGTGGAGCGGGGCCAGGATGGCTCCGGCGCGCGGGTGAAGGTGGCGGGCGAGCTGCAGCACGACTTCAGCCTCAACCAGACGCTGTCCTTGTACCTGCTGGAGACGCTGGAGCTCTTGGACCCCACCACGGACACGTACGCGCTGGACGTGGTGACGCTGGTGGAGTCCATCCTCGAGAACCCGGACGTGGTGCTCTACGCGCAGCTGCACCAGCTCAAGGGCGAGAAGATCAACGAGCTGAAGGCGCAGGGCGTGGAGTACGACGACCGGATGGAGGAGCTGGAGAAGCTGGAGTGGCCCAAGCCCAACCGCGACTTCATCTACGGGACGTTCAACGCGTTCGCCCGGAAGCACCCGTGGGTGGGCGAGGAGAACATCCGTCCCAAGTCGGTGGTGCGGGACATGTTCGAGCGCTTCATGTCCTTCCACGACTACGTGCGCGAGTACGGCCTGCAGCGCAGCGAGGGCGTGCTGCTGCGCTATGTGAACGACGTCTACAAGACGCTGGTGCAGACGGTGCCGGAGCGCTTCCGCACGGAGGAGGTGGAGGACTTCTGCGACCACCTGCGCGCCACGCTGCGGCAGGTGGACTCCAGCCTCCTGGACGAGTGGGAGCGGATGAAGAACCCGGAGGCGGCGCTGGTCGCCAAGCCGGTGGTGGAGCTCAAGCCGAAGGAGCTCACCGACGACCCGAGGGCCTTCGCCGCCCGCGTGCGCGAGGAGCTGCACCGGCTGCTCAGGGCGCTGGGCCAGAAGCGCTACCTGGACGCGCTGGCCATGCTGGACAACCCGCTGGGCGAGTGGACCGCGCCCAAGCTGGAGCAGGCCATGGTGCCGTACTTCGAGGAGCACAAGCTGGTGGTGCTCACGCCCCAGGCGCGCAAGCCCGCCAACAGCTTCATCAAGGAGACGGGCACGCGCCTCTGGGAGGCCCAGCAGCGCATCATGGACCCCGAGGGCCACGGGGAATGGATGATCGACTGCGAGATTGACCTGAGGGACCGCCGCCTGGACGACGGCCCCATCCTCATGCTGCGCCGCATCGGCATGTAGCCGCCGGAGGGGCCGCTCCGGCGGCTCCACGCCTCACAGGGTCTTCTGCGGCGGCCTGTGCGTCTGCTTCTGCCGCTGCTCCACCTTCTTCGACTCCTCGGTGAGGTACTGCTTCATGCGCTGCATGTCCGCCTTGTACTCGGGCACTGTGTTCATCTTGTCGAAGAACATCTCCCAGTGCTCGCGCTTGTCGCTGTTGGGAGCCCGGTACGTCTCGGTGCTGGCGGCGAACTCCAGGAACGCCTGGCGCGGATCGGACTTCCCGGCGCCGTAGGTGTCCATCATTCCCAGGATGGCCGAGGCCGGGAGTCCGTAGGCCGTGGTCAGGTTCGTCAGGTTCTCGATGTGCGCGGGCTTGGCAAGGAGCTCCGGGCACTTCATCGCGAGCTGCTGGATGTCCTCGCCGCGCATCCCCTTCTCGTAGAGCTTCTTGATGCTGGCAGGGTCGGCCTTCAAGAGGGTGGAGTAGAGGGGGTCGGTCACACCGGCCGCCTGCAGGTTCTTCTGGATGTCCTCCTTTTTCTCCTGCGCCTCCTTGCGGTCGAAGTAGACGGAGCCCGCGGTGCCCAGGATGAAGAGGACCCCTCCGGCAATCTGTCCCGCGACGGGAACGACCTGCAGTGCGGCCGCGGCGAGGATGAGTCCTCCCGTGGCGGAGGCGGCCCCGGCCAGTGCCTTGCCTTTCTCACCGTCCTGGTAGTCGCCATAGGCCCCGAGCCCGTCTGCGACGGCCCCAAGCAGGTTGCCGACACCTGCCAGCTTGCCGAGCGCATTCAGGAACGGGCCGTCCAGTCTGCCCATCATCTGCATCATGAGGGTCGCACTGTCGCCAGTGAGGGCGGCGCCGTCACCGATGGTCTTGAGCTGGTCCTTGAACTCGGCTTCCGTGAACTTGCGCGACCCGTCGAGCACGCCGACGAGCGAGCACACCGCGGCGAATGCACGGACCGGCCCGACGACTCCTGGCGCTCCACCGGCGAGCCCACCTGAAAGCTCCTGGAACCGGGCCCGGGCCATGTCCGGTGTCACGCCTGGACCGGGCGCTACCAGGTCCTTGAAGGCGGCAGTCAGGTCCTTCATCTCCTCCGGCCTGCAGCCGAAGAGGGCCGGGTGCTTCTCCATCGTGCTGATGATGTCGTTGATGGCGTCGGGCTTGCCGGCGTTCTTCAGCACCAGGTAGCCCATGGCCTTGGTGTAGGCGGCGGTGTACTTGGTGTAGACGTCCGTGCCGGCCTTGCCGAGCTTCGCCGGATCCAGCAGGTCATCGAGGGGGGAG is from Pyxidicoccus xibeiensis and encodes:
- a CDS encoding DEAD/DEAH box helicase encodes the protein MATSENQAPLAALLPKPGEPPLDADEILNRFVGYVATNGLSLYPAQEEAILELLGGKHLFLKTPTGSGKSLVATALHFKAMAEGKVSFYTCPIKALVNEKFFALCDAFGAENVGMLTGDASINRNAKILCCTAEILANLALRDATARVDYVVMDEFHYYSDKERGVAWQLPLIALKDTTFLLMSATLGPTHVIEESLHKLTGREVATVRSDQRPVPLDFDYRESALHETIEDLIARGKYPIYLVNFTQRAAAEQAQNLMSVDFSTKEEKEAIRQELMDAPFDTPYGKEFQRFLRHGIGMHHAGLLPKYRLLVEKLAQRGHLKVISGTDTLGVGVNIPIRTVLFTQLFKFNGEKLTTLSVRDFKQIAGRAGRKGFDTQGSVVAQAPEYVVENIRQAAKEAAGKKKTPKAKPPQKNFVQYDKSTFERLQNGMPEPLESRFAVSHGMILNLLQSDHEAAGRGGYRRLVQLIQRCHDSDYLKKRHLKEAARDFRTLVGAGIVEVERGQDGSGARVKVAGELQHDFSLNQTLSLYLLETLELLDPTTDTYALDVVTLVESILENPDVVLYAQLHQLKGEKINELKAQGVEYDDRMEELEKLEWPKPNRDFIYGTFNAFARKHPWVGEENIRPKSVVRDMFERFMSFHDYVREYGLQRSEGVLLRYVNDVYKTLVQTVPERFRTEEVEDFCDHLRATLRQVDSSLLDEWERMKNPEAALVAKPVVELKPKELTDDPRAFAARVREELHRLLRALGQKRYLDALAMLDNPLGEWTAPKLEQAMVPYFEEHKLVVLTPQARKPANSFIKETGTRLWEAQQRIMDPEGHGEWMIDCEIDLRDRRLDDGPILMLRRIGM